One Arthrobacter sp. StoSoilB20 DNA segment encodes these proteins:
- a CDS encoding dynamin family protein: MTTLVEQAMALVGDRNDLRRRLESTRDRLKDPSVRVIVVGEFKQGKSQLINALVNAPVCPVDDDISTTVPTVVRQGDPASAVVLVSAAEDDPSEHASEVAGHEGTLERRPVPLDHLAHYVSEKGNPGNAKHIVAAEVALPRKLLAGGLTVVDSPGVGGLGSTHTLTTLTALPSAHAVVFVSDASQEYTEPEMRFLGQAMRISPNVVCVLSKTDLYPSWRQIADLDRKHLAEVGPDIPLFPVSSELRLQAARLQDTELNAESGFPDLIQHLKHNIVGEAAAIQRRSVGHDLLSVAENLRLALQSELGALENPEGTPQMIAGLNAAKEDADALRKRSARWQITLNDGIGDLIADMEYDLKDRLRRIQREAESAIDQGDPGPAWEHFTQWLEQSTAAAVSDTFVWTSERAQWLASQVADHFSEEEVALPALKVADTGGVLDPVAGIQDMDKGGLGPLQKVLIGMRGSYGGVLMFGLLTGIFGMALINPLSVGAGLLLGRKAYREDKAARLKQRQAEAKILVRKHVDDVVFQVGKQLKDRLRLVQRATRDHFTEIAEEHHRSLAESVAAAQKAAAIYAAERDMRIKEIRNHIKALDTLAQQAQQLQEKQPTQEKQPAPDMQPTGPSTSTVPAG, translated from the coding sequence ATGACCACGTTGGTGGAGCAGGCCATGGCGCTGGTGGGGGATCGGAACGATCTTCGACGCCGGCTGGAAAGCACCCGCGACCGCCTTAAGGATCCCAGCGTCCGGGTGATCGTCGTCGGAGAGTTCAAGCAGGGCAAGAGCCAACTGATCAACGCCCTGGTCAATGCCCCTGTGTGCCCGGTGGATGACGACATTTCCACCACTGTGCCTACCGTGGTGCGGCAGGGGGACCCGGCGTCGGCCGTTGTCCTGGTTTCCGCTGCGGAGGATGACCCGTCGGAGCACGCAAGCGAAGTGGCTGGACATGAGGGAACCCTTGAACGCCGGCCCGTTCCGCTGGACCATCTGGCCCACTATGTCTCCGAGAAGGGGAACCCCGGCAACGCGAAGCACATTGTGGCAGCGGAAGTTGCCTTGCCCAGGAAACTGCTGGCCGGTGGGCTGACGGTAGTGGATTCGCCCGGGGTCGGCGGGCTCGGGTCAACGCACACACTGACAACACTGACGGCGCTTCCCTCGGCGCATGCCGTGGTGTTCGTCTCCGATGCGTCCCAGGAGTACACCGAACCGGAGATGCGCTTCCTGGGCCAGGCCATGCGCATCAGCCCCAACGTGGTGTGCGTGCTGTCCAAGACCGACCTCTATCCCAGCTGGCGGCAGATCGCGGACCTTGACCGCAAACACCTGGCCGAGGTGGGACCGGACATTCCCCTGTTCCCGGTTTCGTCCGAGCTGCGCCTCCAGGCAGCACGGCTGCAGGATACGGAATTGAACGCCGAATCAGGATTTCCGGATCTGATCCAGCACCTGAAGCACAACATCGTGGGGGAGGCCGCGGCCATCCAACGGCGTTCGGTCGGGCACGATCTTTTGTCCGTTGCGGAAAACCTGAGGCTCGCCCTGCAATCGGAGCTCGGTGCCTTGGAGAATCCCGAAGGAACGCCGCAGATGATTGCCGGCCTGAACGCGGCCAAGGAGGACGCCGACGCGTTGCGCAAGCGGTCCGCCCGCTGGCAGATCACCCTCAACGATGGGATCGGGGACCTTATAGCCGACATGGAGTACGACCTGAAGGACAGGCTGCGCCGGATACAGCGCGAAGCCGAATCAGCCATTGACCAAGGGGATCCCGGACCCGCTTGGGAGCACTTCACCCAGTGGCTGGAACAGAGCACCGCCGCTGCCGTCTCGGATACGTTTGTCTGGACCAGCGAGCGGGCCCAGTGGCTGGCCAGCCAGGTTGCGGATCACTTTTCCGAAGAAGAGGTGGCCCTGCCGGCCTTGAAAGTAGCCGATACCGGTGGGGTCCTGGACCCCGTCGCCGGGATCCAGGACATGGACAAGGGCGGGCTTGGGCCCCTCCAGAAGGTTTTGATCGGCATGCGGGGTTCCTATGGAGGTGTACTGATGTTTGGCCTCCTGACAGGCATCTTCGGGATGGCCCTCATTAACCCGCTCTCCGTTGGGGCCGGACTCCTGCTGGGGCGCAAGGCGTACCGGGAAGACAAAGCCGCCCGGCTGAAACAACGGCAAGCAGAGGCCAAGATCCTGGTCAGGAAGCACGTGGACGATGTGGTGTTCCAAGTGGGTAAACAGCTCAAGGACAGGCTGCGGCTGGTCCAGCGCGCCACCCGGGACCACTTCACCGAGATCGCCGAAGAACACCATCGTTCCCTGGCCGAATCCGTTGCAGCCGCGCAAAAAGCCGCCGCCATTTACGCAGCGGAGCGGGACATGAGGATCAAGGAGATCCGGAACCACATCAAGGCCCTGGACACCCTGGCACAGCAAGCGCAGCAACTGCAGGAAAAGCAGCCAACGCAGGAAAAGCAGCCGGCGCCGGATATGCAACCAACCGGGCCCTCCACCTCGACGGTCCCCGCCGGCTGA